The nucleotide sequence TTTTTCATGGTCCCCCCGTCCTCACATCGCCCCGAAGGGGCGTTCATTCAAGCTATCCGACTCAAGCTAACCGACCCAAGCTATCCAGCCCGACCTGCCCGGCCTAACCGACAATCCCCAATTCGCGCCCGACGGCGACAAACTGCGCGATCCCCTCGTCCAGGTCTTCCCGGCTGTGCGCGGCGCTGACCATCACGCGGATGCGTGCGGTGCCCCTGGGAACCGTCGGGAAAACGATGGCCGTAGCGAAGACCCCCCGCTCGAAGAGGGCGGCGCTGAGGTCCTTGGCCGTCTGGGCCTCCCCCACGATCACCGGGGTGATGGGCGTCTCGCTCTTGCCGACGTCGAAGCCGTACCGCTTCATCTCCGCCTTGAGGTAGCGGCCGTTCTCCCAGAGGCGCGTCACCCGCTCGTCGCTCTCCTCCATGATCTCGACCGCCGCCAGGTTCGCCGCGACGTCGGGGACGGTCATGGCGCTGCTGAAAAGGTTGGGACGAGCCTTCTGGCGCAGGAAATCGATCAGCGTCGCGCTTCCGGCCACGATGCCCCCCACGACGCCGAACGCCTTGGACATCGTCCCAATCTCGATGTCCACCCGGCCATGCAGGCCAAAGTGATCGACGATGCCGCGCCCGCCGCGTCCCAAAACCCCCTCTCCGTGAGCGTCGTCCACCGCGACCATCGCGCCGAACTCCTCGGCGGCCTCCACGATCTCCGGCAGCCTGGCGATATCGCC is from uncultured Fretibacterium sp. and encodes:
- a CDS encoding aminotransferase class I/II-fold pyridoxal phosphate-dependent enzyme, encoding MPTVTGEGDLIFSDALNHASIIDACRLSKARTLRYGHSDIEDLRAKLREHASEPGRRLIVTDGVFSMDGDIARLPEIVEAAEEFGAMVAVDDAHGEGVLGRGGRGIVDHFGLHGRVDIEIGTMSKAFGVVGGIVAGSATLIDFLRQKARPNLFSSAMTVPDVAANLAAVEIMEESDERVTRLWENGRYLKAEMKRYGFDVGKSETPITPVIVGEAQTAKDLSAALFERGVFATAIVFPTVPRGTARIRVMVSAAHSREDLDEGIAQFVAVGRELGIVG